The following proteins are co-located in the Solanum pennellii chromosome 8, SPENNV200 genome:
- the LOC107028629 gene encoding acetylornithine aminotransferase, mitochondrial, with protein MSSSSTFFLTNPFSSVSGSTHLRRSFNNVRYGCGGGVRIAASLNVEVQAPDLSKEVMDESNKVFVGTYARVPLVLSSGKGCKLYDIEGREYLDLTSGIAVNALGHGDSDWIRAVTEQANVLTHVSNLYYTLPQLELAKRLVANSFADRVFLSNSGTEANEAAIKFARKFQRFSHPDEKQPPVEFIAFSNCFHGRTMGAVALTSKEYYRSPFEPVMPGVTFLEYGNVQAAKELIQSGKIAAVFVEPIQGEGGIYSATQEFLQALRTACDSAGSLLVFDEVQCGLGRTGHLWAHEAYGIYPDIMTLAKPLAGGLPIGAVLVTERVAGAINYGDHGSTFAGGPLVCNAAVAVLDKISGPGFLASVAKKGQDFKELLVNKLGGNSHVRDVRGVGLIIGIDLDVPASPLVEACQQSGLLVLTAGKGNVVRLVPPLTITEQELDHAAEILFNCLPVLDKTANN; from the exons ATGAGCTCTTCATCAACCTTTTTCCTCACCAACCCCTTTTCATCGGTTTCGGGTTCTACTCATCTCCGCCGTTCATTCAACAATGTTAGGTACGGCTGCGGCGGCGGCGTTAGAATCGCCGCTAGCCTTAATGTGGAAGTGCAGGCACCGGATTTGAGCAAAGAGGTGATGGATGAATCTAACAAGGTTTTTGTGGGTACATATGCTAGGGTTCCATTGGTTTTGTCGAGTGGCAAAGGGTGTAAACTGTATGATATTGAAGGGCGAGAGTATTTGGATTTGACCTCTGGTATAGCTGTGAATGCACTTGGACATGGTGATTCTGATTGGATTAGGGCAGTTACTGAACAAGCTAATGTCTTAACTCATGTCAGCAATCTTTACTATACTCTCCCTCAG CTGGAGCTTGCAAAACGCCTTGTTGCTAATTCTTTTGCAGACCGTGTTTTCTTGTCAAACTCTGGAACAGAAGCAAATGAAGCTGCAATTAAATTTGCAAGGAAGTTTCAGAGATTTTCTCATCCCGATGAGAAGCAGCCTCCTGTGGAGTTTATTGCCTTCTCCAATTGCTTCCATGGAAGGACCATGGGTGCAGTTGCTTTGACAAGCAAAGAATATTACAGGTCACCTTTTGAGCCTGTAATGCCAGGAGTTACTTTCCTGGAGTATGGTAATGTTCAAGCAGCAAAAGAACTAATACAGAGTGGTAAAATAGCTGCTGTATTTGTCGAACCAATCCAGGGTGAAGGTGGCATATATAGTGCAACACAAGAATTTTTACAAGCACTGAGGACTGCCTGTGATAGTGCAGGTTCTCTCCTTGTCTTTGATGAG gttCAATGTGGCCTAGGAAGAACTGGTCATCTTTGGGCGCACGAAGCTTATGGCATATACCCAGATATAATGACTCTTGCAAAGCCTCTTGCAGGAGGTCTACCTATTGGGGCAGTGTTGGTAACTGAAAGAGTTGCTGGTGCCATCAATTATGGGGATCACGGTAGCACCTTTGCTGGCGGTCCCCTTGTTTGCAACGCTGCAGTTGCTGTGCTGGACAAGATCTCCGGACCAGGTTTCCTTGCCAGTGTCGCAAAGAAAGGTCAAGATTTCAAGGAATTGCTTGTTAACAAATTAGGAGGGAACTCACATGTGAGAGACGTACGAGGTGTGGGGCTTATTATTGGGATCGACCTTGATGTACCTGCATCTCCGCTGGTTGAAGCATGCCAACAATCTGGCCTTCTTGTATTGACAGCAGGGAAAGGAAATGTTGTGAGGCTTGTACCACCATTGACCATCACCGAGCAAGAATTGGACCATGCAGCTGAGATCTTATTCAATTGTTTACCTGTACTAGATAAGACCGCCAATAACTAG